Proteins encoded by one window of Erwinia pyrifoliae DSM 12163:
- a CDS encoding type II toxin-antitoxin system Phd/YefM family antitoxin translates to MPRGCAIKVNIKEINVSDARQNLAAVLRQATDREPLTITRCEYFSAVMTSISEFHAWQTAKMDDEIAAIMNMHGDQTWNLTDK, encoded by the coding sequence GTGCCGAGGGGTTGTGCCATTAAGGTCAATATAAAAGAGATCAACGTCAGCGATGCTCGCCAGAATCTGGCGGCGGTCTTACGGCAGGCAACTGACCGCGAGCCGTTGACCATCACGCGTTGCGAATATTTCTCAGCGGTAATGACCAGTATCAGCGAGTTTCATGCCTGGCAGACGGCGAAAATGGACGACGAGATTGCGGCCATAATGAATATGCACGGCGACCAAACATGGAATCTGACAGACAAATGA
- a CDS encoding HD domain-containing protein has protein sequence MHTVEEQARRYASKAHAEAGQRRKYTGEPYIVHPAAVVALVRSVSHTEEMLAAAWLHDTVEDTASTVNDIRRHFGDTIASLVEMLTNRGDTAGQNRVARKVAHFHHTQQASPEAQTIKLADIIDNTRSIVHYDPQFAPVYLIEKRVQIALLTAGNAALLQQAKQIVEQGIRQLEQPPHNVPASWFEYQEAKYR, from the coding sequence ATGCATACCGTGGAAGAACAAGCGCGTCGCTATGCCAGTAAAGCCCATGCCGAAGCCGGACAGCGGCGAAAATATACTGGCGAGCCTTATATCGTGCATCCCGCAGCGGTTGTGGCGCTGGTACGCAGCGTCAGCCACACTGAAGAGATGCTGGCAGCAGCGTGGCTGCATGACACGGTCGAAGATACTGCCAGCACGGTGAACGATATTCGCCGTCACTTTGGTGATACCATTGCCAGCCTGGTTGAGATGCTGACCAACCGGGGTGACACGGCTGGTCAGAACCGGGTTGCGCGTAAAGTTGCTCATTTCCATCATACGCAGCAGGCCAGTCCTGAAGCGCAGACCATCAAACTGGCCGATATTATCGACAATACCCGCTCAATCGTTCATTACGACCCGCAGTTTGCACCGGTTTATCTGATTGAAAAACGCGTACAGATAGCACTTCTTACGGCGGGCAACGCCGCCCTGTTGCAGCAGGCTAAACAGATCGTCGAACAGGGTATACGGCAACTGGAGCAGCCGCCGCACAACGTCCCGGCCAGCTGGTTCGAATACCAGGAAGCTAAGTACCGCTAA
- the dppD gene encoding dipeptide ABC transporter ATP-binding protein: MALLTVDKLSVHFGDEKAPFRAVDRISYQVEQGQVVGIVGESGSGKSVSSLAIMGLIDYPGKVMAERLMFNQRDLQRISEKERRQLVGSEVAMIFQDPMTSLNPCYTVGYQIMEAIKVHQGGNRRTRRQRAIDLLNQVGIPDPASRLDVYPHQLSGGMSQRVMIAMAIACRPKLLIADEPTTALDVTIQAQIIELLLDLQRQENMALILITHDLALVAEAAQHIIVMYAGQVVETGKARDIFNAPRHPYTQALLRALPEFAADKARLASLPGVVPGKYDRPNGCLLNPRCPYAKDRCRSEEPPLRDIAGRQSKCHFPLDDAGRPSYEA, translated from the coding sequence ATGGCACTATTAACTGTAGATAAGCTTTCGGTGCATTTCGGCGACGAAAAAGCACCCTTCCGCGCCGTAGACCGCATCAGCTACCAGGTTGAACAGGGCCAGGTGGTGGGGATTGTGGGTGAGTCCGGCTCCGGTAAGTCCGTCAGCTCGCTGGCGATCATGGGGCTGATTGACTATCCTGGTAAGGTGATGGCGGAACGGCTGATGTTTAATCAGCGCGACCTGCAACGCATCTCTGAAAAAGAGCGCCGCCAGCTGGTGGGTTCTGAAGTGGCGATGATTTTCCAGGATCCGATGACCAGCCTTAACCCGTGTTACACCGTGGGTTACCAGATTATGGAAGCCATTAAGGTGCATCAGGGCGGCAACCGCCGTACCCGTCGTCAGCGCGCTATCGATCTGCTGAATCAGGTCGGCATCCCGGACCCGGCTTCGCGACTGGACGTCTACCCGCATCAGCTGTCTGGCGGGATGAGTCAGCGCGTGATGATCGCGATGGCGATTGCCTGTCGGCCAAAACTGCTGATTGCCGATGAGCCGACCACCGCGCTGGATGTGACCATTCAGGCGCAGATCATTGAGCTGTTGCTCGATCTGCAACGCCAGGAGAATATGGCGCTGATCCTGATCACCCACGATCTGGCGCTGGTGGCAGAAGCGGCGCAGCATATCATTGTGATGTACGCGGGCCAGGTGGTGGAAACCGGTAAAGCGCGGGATATTTTCAACGCCCCGCGTCATCCCTATACCCAGGCGCTGCTGCGTGCACTGCCGGAGTTTGCCGCCGATAAAGCACGGCTGGCGTCATTGCCTGGCGTGGTGCCCGGCAAATATGACCGTCCGAACGGCTGTCTGCTGAACCCACGCTGCCCGTATGCCAAAGATCGCTGCCGTAGCGAAGAACCCCCTCTGCGTGATATTGCCGGGCGTCAGTCCAAATGTCATTTCCCTCTGGACGATGCCGGGAGGCCCTCTTATGAAGCCTGA
- the dppB gene encoding dipeptide ABC transporter permease DppB, with protein MLQFILRRLGLVIPTFIGITLLTFAFVHMIPGDPVMIMVGERGISAERHAQLMAQLGLDKPLWQQYITYINGVMHGDLGLSLKSRVPVWDEFVPRFKATLELGICAMLFAIAVGIPAGVLAAVKRGSIFDHTAVGISLTGYSMPIFWWGMMLIMLVSVQLNLTPVSGRIADTVFLDDSQPLTGFMLIDTLIWGEPGDFNDAVMHMILPAIVLGTIPLAVIVRMTRSAMLEVLGEDYIRTARAKGLTPTRVIVVHALRNAMLPVVTVIGLQVGTLLAGAILTETIFSWPGLGRWLIDALQRRDYPVVQGGVLVVATLIILVNLLVDLLYGVVNPRIRHKK; from the coding sequence ATGCTGCAATTCATACTCCGACGTCTGGGGCTTGTCATCCCGACGTTTATTGGTATCACCCTGTTAACCTTCGCGTTCGTGCATATGATCCCCGGTGACCCGGTGATGATTATGGTCGGCGAGCGCGGTATCTCCGCCGAACGCCACGCGCAGCTGATGGCCCAGCTTGGCCTGGACAAGCCCCTCTGGCAGCAGTACATCACCTATATCAATGGCGTGATGCATGGCGATTTGGGGCTGTCGCTGAAGAGCCGTGTGCCGGTGTGGGACGAATTCGTACCGCGCTTTAAGGCCACGCTGGAGCTGGGTATCTGCGCGATGCTGTTTGCCATTGCCGTCGGTATTCCGGCTGGCGTGCTGGCGGCGGTCAAACGCGGTTCCATTTTTGACCATACCGCCGTGGGCATTTCACTGACCGGCTACTCAATGCCAATTTTCTGGTGGGGCATGATGCTGATCATGCTGGTGTCGGTGCAGCTCAACCTTACCCCGGTCTCCGGGCGAATTGCCGACACCGTGTTCCTCGATGACAGCCAGCCGCTAACCGGGTTTATGCTCATCGACACCCTGATTTGGGGTGAACCCGGCGATTTCAACGATGCGGTGATGCATATGATCCTGCCGGCCATCGTGCTGGGAACCATTCCACTGGCGGTGATTGTGCGCATGACGCGCTCGGCGATGCTGGAAGTGCTGGGTGAAGATTATATCCGTACCGCGCGCGCCAAAGGGCTGACGCCAACACGGGTGATTGTGGTGCACGCGCTACGCAATGCCATGCTGCCGGTGGTCACGGTGATCGGGCTGCAGGTCGGTACGCTGCTGGCCGGAGCCATCCTCACCGAAACCATCTTCTCCTGGCCGGGCCTCGGGCGCTGGTTAATCGATGCATTACAGCGCCGCGACTATCCGGTGGTTCAGGGCGGGGTACTGGTGGTAGCGACGCTGATTATCCTCGTCAATCTGCTGGTTGACCTGCTTTACGGCGTGGTTAACCCGCGCATCCGTCACAAGAAATAA
- a CDS encoding MarR family winged helix-turn-helix transcriptional regulator, with the protein MMTDKDDKKVTTAPLLLDQQLCFALYSANLALHKRYRQLLAPLGITYPQYLVMMVLWEQDDVTVSEIGARLYLDSATLTPLLKRLDTADLLKRHRSRKDERQVVVTLTERGKALRQQALDLPASVCRASAFKPEELQSLKSELEILRDNLNG; encoded by the coding sequence ATGATGACCGATAAAGACGATAAAAAAGTGACGACCGCGCCATTGTTGCTCGACCAGCAGCTGTGCTTTGCGCTTTATTCTGCCAATCTGGCGCTGCATAAGCGCTACCGGCAGCTGTTGGCTCCGCTGGGCATCACCTATCCGCAATATCTGGTGATGATGGTGTTGTGGGAGCAGGATGATGTCACGGTATCTGAGATCGGCGCGCGGCTGTACCTCGATTCAGCTACCCTGACGCCGTTACTGAAACGCCTTGATACAGCAGATCTGTTAAAACGTCATCGTTCGCGTAAAGACGAGCGGCAGGTGGTGGTTACGCTGACAGAACGGGGAAAAGCATTGCGTCAGCAGGCGCTGGATCTACCCGCATCCGTCTGCCGTGCCTCGGCCTTTAAACCGGAAGAACTACAGTCGCTGAAAAGCGAGCTTGAAATACTACGCGATAACCTTAATGGTTGA
- a CDS encoding DNA adenine methylase: MRYLGNKEAIVSNIIELLKEKNIIKYEYSFFDAFCGTGSVADALKSDYSKIIINDNLKWSTLYASGRLLSGKCEFNKLNFNPFDFFNNNCEIKKGFFYENYSPGGSARMYFSAENAGKIDFIRENIENWFLNGQVNESEYNYLLASLIESISKVSNTAGVYGAYLKHWDSRALKEIEYMPVDYSDGNCNKLTVFNEKIEDIIENVECDVLYLDPPYTQNQYGTQYHLLETLILNDSPGISKITGSRSTTPMRSDWSKNFKCHILLDKIISKTKAKHILLSYSADGFMSKDFIDSVMMRYGEKSSYECRKIVYKKYKNHKSKGDLEHFEYLFYIKKREEGSVRYESPLNYIGSKSKYIDFIKFALPNKFNKFYDVFGGGFNVGINIDADSVVYNEYNFFIKELIESIHDIDTYKFITSVKKLIKKYNLEPENKDNYLKARKDYNSNAIDKRDPILLYTIILYGFQQQIRFNGNYEFNNPTGMRWFNNKVLEKLISFSRKIKEINVSFYKGDYKLLMNLINNDDFVYLDPPYRLTTGSYNDGKRGFNGWGVDDELNLFCFCNELNNKKIKFMLSYVLEHGGEYNHQLKSFIESNDYKLIELPVVLGRNRKEVIIINYEK, from the coding sequence TTGAGATATTTAGGGAATAAGGAAGCCATCGTTTCCAATATAATAGAATTATTAAAAGAAAAGAATATCATCAAATATGAATATTCATTTTTTGATGCTTTTTGTGGTACTGGATCAGTCGCTGACGCATTAAAAAGTGACTATAGTAAAATTATTATTAATGATAATTTAAAATGGAGTACGTTATATGCCTCAGGCAGGTTGCTATCTGGGAAGTGCGAGTTTAATAAATTAAATTTCAATCCATTTGATTTCTTTAATAATAACTGTGAAATCAAAAAAGGATTTTTTTATGAAAACTACTCACCTGGTGGTTCTGCGCGGATGTATTTTTCCGCTGAAAATGCAGGGAAAATAGATTTTATTCGAGAGAATATAGAAAATTGGTTTTTAAATGGCCAGGTAAATGAAAGTGAGTATAACTATCTTTTAGCTAGTCTGATAGAATCTATATCTAAAGTGTCCAACACAGCAGGAGTTTATGGAGCATACTTAAAGCACTGGGACTCCAGAGCGTTAAAAGAAATTGAGTACATGCCTGTTGATTATAGCGATGGAAACTGTAACAAGTTAACTGTGTTTAACGAAAAAATAGAAGACATCATAGAAAATGTTGAATGCGATGTTCTTTATTTAGACCCTCCATATACGCAAAACCAATATGGAACTCAGTATCATCTACTTGAAACATTGATCTTAAATGATTCACCTGGCATTAGTAAAATAACAGGTTCCAGATCAACAACGCCGATGAGGTCAGATTGGTCAAAGAATTTCAAGTGTCATATCCTTTTAGATAAAATAATAAGCAAAACTAAAGCTAAGCATATATTATTAAGCTACAGTGCTGATGGCTTTATGTCAAAAGACTTTATTGACTCTGTCATGATGCGATATGGTGAGAAAAGCAGCTACGAATGCAGGAAAATAGTTTACAAGAAATATAAAAACCATAAATCCAAGGGTGATTTAGAACATTTTGAGTATTTGTTTTATATAAAAAAAAGAGAAGAAGGTAGCGTGCGATATGAGTCGCCGTTAAATTATATTGGAAGTAAATCTAAATATATTGATTTCATAAAATTTGCGTTGCCAAATAAATTTAATAAATTCTATGATGTTTTTGGTGGAGGCTTCAATGTTGGAATTAATATTGATGCTGACAGTGTTGTATATAATGAATATAATTTCTTTATTAAGGAGCTAATTGAGTCAATTCATGACATTGACACGTATAAATTTATAACTAGCGTTAAAAAGTTAATAAAGAAATATAATCTTGAGCCGGAAAACAAAGATAATTACCTAAAGGCCAGAAAAGATTACAATAGTAATGCTATTGATAAAAGAGATCCGATTTTATTGTACACCATAATATTATATGGATTTCAGCAGCAAATAAGGTTCAATGGGAATTATGAGTTTAACAATCCGACTGGGATGCGGTGGTTTAATAATAAGGTCTTGGAAAAATTAATTTCTTTTTCTAGAAAAATAAAAGAAATTAATGTGTCCTTCTATAAGGGTGATTATAAGCTTTTGATGAACTTAATTAATAACGATGATTTTGTTTACCTCGATCCACCTTATAGACTTACAACCGGTTCTTATAATGATGGAAAAAGAGGGTTCAACGGTTGGGGTGTTGATGATGAATTAAATTTATTTTGCTTTTGTAATGAATTAAACAATAAGAAAATAAAATTCATGCTGTCTTATGTATTGGAACATGGTGGAGAATACAATCATCAGTTAAAATCATTTATAGAAAGTAATGATTACAAACTAATTGAACTCCCTGTTGTCTTAGGGCGAAATAGGAAAGAGGTGATAATCATTAATTATGAAAAATAA
- the dppC gene encoding dipeptide ABC transporter permease DppC — translation MSVVEPGSVHAAPKPMTPLQEFWHYFKRNKGAVIGLVYVVVMIVFALFANVLAPHAPAEQFRDALLRPPAWQEGGSWQYVFGTDDVGRDVLSRLMYGARLSLLVGCLVVVLSLLVGVILGLIAGYVGGAIDAAIMRLVDIMLALPSLLLALVLVAIFGPSIVNASLALTFVALPHYIRLTRAAVLVEVTRDYVTASRVAGARMLRQMFVNILPNCLAPLIVQASLGFSNAILDMAALGFLGMGAQPPTPEWGTMLSDVLQFAQSAWWVVTFPGVAILLTVLAFNLMGDGLRDALDPKLKQ, via the coding sequence ATGTCTGTTGTGGAACCAGGCAGCGTCCATGCTGCACCCAAGCCGATGACCCCGTTACAGGAATTCTGGCACTACTTTAAGCGTAACAAAGGCGCCGTCATCGGCCTGGTTTACGTGGTTGTGATGATCGTTTTCGCCCTTTTTGCCAACGTGCTGGCCCCGCATGCGCCTGCTGAGCAGTTCCGCGATGCGCTGCTGCGCCCGCCGGCCTGGCAGGAAGGCGGCAGCTGGCAGTATGTCTTTGGCACCGATGACGTGGGTCGTGACGTGCTGTCGCGCCTGATGTACGGTGCGCGCCTGTCGTTACTGGTCGGCTGTCTGGTGGTGGTGCTGTCGCTGTTAGTGGGGGTGATATTGGGCCTGATCGCCGGTTACGTTGGCGGCGCGATTGACGCCGCCATTATGCGTCTGGTGGATATCATGCTGGCGCTGCCAAGCCTGCTGCTGGCGCTGGTGCTGGTGGCCATTTTTGGTCCGTCCATCGTCAATGCCTCGCTGGCATTAACCTTTGTGGCGCTGCCGCACTATATCCGTCTGACCCGCGCAGCGGTATTGGTTGAGGTGACGCGAGATTACGTCACCGCATCGCGCGTGGCGGGGGCCAGGATGCTGCGCCAGATGTTCGTTAATATTTTACCAAACTGCCTGGCACCGCTGATCGTGCAGGCATCTCTCGGTTTTTCCAACGCCATCCTTGATATGGCCGCGCTGGGTTTCCTGGGTATGGGCGCGCAGCCGCCTACGCCGGAATGGGGCACCATGCTCTCCGACGTATTGCAGTTCGCGCAAAGTGCCTGGTGGGTGGTCACCTTCCCTGGGGTGGCGATCCTGCTGACGGTACTGGCATTTAACCTGATGGGCGACGGTTTACGCGACGCTCTGGATCCGAAACTCAAACAGTAG
- a CDS encoding carbon-nitrogen hydrolase family protein, producing the protein MCAYRFTCPANKLKVAVAQAEPVAGDIPANVQQSVTLIARAAELGAKVVLLPEKFLSGYEPSLIKADPARYAISANDERLKPIAMACRQAAIFAVIGAATQEETGVCITSLCFNPQGELFARYHKRALFSSEAEFFQPGQQAVAIEVEGWSLGMAICYDSGFAEHARAAALSGCHAYLVSALFSCGNGYHESRIWMPARALDNTFYVLMSNHVGTTGGWQACGGSAVWDPYGKIAAEASADSTEVIVTELDPAYLRDIRGRESMLNDFAGRYFALASPLTQGKESS; encoded by the coding sequence ATGTGCGCATATCGTTTTACCTGTCCCGCGAATAAACTGAAAGTGGCCGTCGCGCAGGCGGAGCCTGTAGCAGGAGATATTCCGGCCAATGTGCAGCAGTCCGTTACCCTAATCGCGCGGGCCGCAGAGCTGGGGGCGAAAGTAGTGTTGCTGCCGGAAAAATTTCTTAGCGGCTATGAACCCTCGTTAATCAAAGCCGATCCCGCTCGCTATGCCATCAGCGCTAACGACGAGCGGCTGAAGCCGATTGCAATGGCATGTCGTCAGGCGGCTATTTTCGCCGTTATTGGTGCGGCTACCCAGGAAGAAACGGGGGTGTGCATCACCTCGCTGTGCTTTAACCCACAGGGCGAGCTGTTTGCCCGTTATCACAAACGAGCGCTGTTCAGTAGCGAAGCGGAATTTTTCCAGCCTGGCCAGCAGGCAGTGGCGATTGAGGTCGAAGGATGGTCGCTGGGGATGGCGATCTGCTACGACAGCGGTTTTGCCGAACATGCCCGCGCAGCGGCGCTATCAGGGTGCCATGCTTATCTGGTCAGCGCCCTGTTCAGCTGCGGAAATGGCTACCATGAATCCCGAATCTGGATGCCTGCGCGGGCGCTGGATAACACCTTCTACGTGTTAATGTCCAATCACGTTGGTACGACCGGGGGCTGGCAGGCCTGCGGCGGCAGCGCCGTCTGGGACCCTTACGGCAAGATAGCTGCCGAGGCCAGCGCAGACAGTACAGAAGTGATCGTGACAGAGCTGGACCCGGCATATCTGCGTGATATACGCGGCCGGGAAAGCATGCTGAACGACTTTGCCGGGCGTTACTTCGCGTTGGCCAGCCCGCTAACGCAAGGGAAAGAATCATCGTAA
- a CDS encoding HNH endonuclease signature motif containing protein codes for MKNKKPLFTIRRKSQKGTFLFSDVFTNDVLSDICYKITGRKDYHVMYDNDGYNKGRLAKLEFNGKINYISISENKAEGRNSSFQSAPSALVAYHKEPLRNKEIFFYFVNYEGNIKTKYFDFMYRLMATAGFVFLNDDIAVGKKVTPFNNIGDLILNKDLLRSKNKANNSSYITINDKNTTQIYAKTYGANKKESTLMCLALAKLDCKRVELIQVSEGSLTKLAKPDLSVIQSAIDILEIQSNKDMEKDEFIKNDSLRSPTLIYNLLNKMGQKKCSFCDCDIPQIIQGAHIWPVSEIKKIKLSDDEKLKHALSENNGIWLCENHYKLYDRNIIVINENGKLLVRDKILKSHKNYINTITMNKLLPDSILNDDIILYINKRNAGIEGMKNDFF; via the coding sequence ATGAAAAATAAAAAACCACTTTTTACCATCAGAAGAAAATCGCAAAAAGGTACATTTTTATTCTCTGATGTTTTTACCAATGACGTTTTGTCTGATATCTGCTATAAGATAACAGGACGAAAAGACTATCATGTTATGTATGATAATGATGGTTATAATAAAGGGCGTTTAGCAAAATTAGAGTTCAATGGAAAGATCAACTATATTTCTATATCGGAAAATAAAGCTGAAGGAAGAAACTCCAGCTTTCAAAGTGCACCTAGTGCATTAGTTGCATATCACAAGGAGCCATTGAGAAATAAAGAGATATTTTTTTATTTTGTTAATTATGAAGGAAATATAAAAACAAAATATTTTGACTTTATGTATAGATTAATGGCAACGGCAGGATTCGTTTTTTTAAATGATGACATTGCAGTTGGAAAGAAAGTAACGCCTTTCAATAACATAGGTGACTTGATATTAAATAAAGATTTATTGCGAAGTAAAAACAAGGCTAATAATTCATCATACATAACTATAAATGATAAAAACACCACTCAAATATATGCTAAGACATATGGAGCAAATAAAAAAGAGTCAACTTTAATGTGTTTAGCCTTAGCTAAACTTGATTGTAAGCGGGTTGAACTCATTCAAGTATCCGAAGGAAGTTTAACTAAGCTAGCAAAACCAGATTTATCCGTTATCCAAAGTGCAATTGATATATTAGAAATTCAGTCCAATAAAGATATGGAGAAAGATGAATTCATAAAAAACGATAGTCTTCGATCTCCTACATTGATATATAACTTACTAAATAAAATGGGGCAAAAAAAATGTTCCTTCTGTGATTGTGATATCCCTCAAATAATACAGGGCGCTCATATTTGGCCTGTATCTGAGATAAAAAAGATAAAGTTAAGTGATGATGAAAAACTTAAGCATGCTTTAAGTGAAAATAATGGGATTTGGTTATGTGAAAACCACTATAAATTATATGATAGAAATATTATTGTTATAAATGAGAATGGGAAGCTCTTGGTAAGAGATAAAATTTTAAAATCGCATAAGAATTACATTAATACAATAACAATGAATAAATTATTACCTGATTCAATTCTTAATGACGATATTATTCTATATATAAATAAAAGAAATGCGGGTATTGAAGGAATGAAAAATGATTTCTTCTAA
- the eptB gene encoding kdo(2)-lipid A phosphoethanolamine 7''-transferase, producing the protein MNYIKICTQQKLSLLLALYIGLFLNIPVFYRRFDPFLAKFATMQWLSALAEVVATVLLTFFLLRLLSLGGKLFWRVSVSLVVVISVAASYYMTFFNVVIGYGIVASVMTTDTDLSKEVVGYHFVLWMVPISLIPLIPIWRSRLRLTLLEQIKTPGQRWKPLLTLLLAVLLVWLPIRYFDKAQSANEKQTNIDLPSYGGVVAHSYLPSNWLTALGLLAYTSYDEHMDSDHLFDPAKKFTYHAPDGLDDTYVVFVIGETTRWDHMGLLGYERDTTPKLAKEKNLVAFRGESCDTSTKLSLRCMFVREGGTEDNPARTLNEKNVFAVLKALGFSSDLYAMQSEVWFYNNTNAGSYAFREQIGSEQRNQGKSVDDMLLIPELKSSIDDHAKGKHLVILHTKGSHYLYSQRYPREFARYQPECMGVDDTCSKEMLINAYDNSILYVDTMLDSVFDQLRDKKAIVFYAADHGESISDNMHLHGTPRNMAPPEQFRVPMIVWASDKYLADAQNKRAFAQLQAQQRAGKTHRHVELFDTILGCLGYTSPDGGINPANNWCAVP; encoded by the coding sequence ATGAATTATATTAAAATATGTACTCAGCAAAAGCTGTCGCTGTTGTTGGCTCTCTATATCGGGCTGTTTTTGAATATTCCGGTCTTCTATCGTCGCTTTGACCCCTTCCTCGCTAAGTTTGCAACCATGCAATGGCTGTCCGCGCTGGCTGAAGTTGTGGCTACCGTGCTGCTGACTTTCTTCCTGCTGCGCCTGCTGTCATTAGGCGGGAAACTCTTCTGGCGCGTGTCCGTCAGCCTGGTGGTGGTGATCTCCGTCGCAGCCAGTTACTACATGACCTTCTTTAATGTCGTCATCGGCTACGGCATTGTCGCCTCGGTGATGACCACCGATACTGACCTGTCAAAAGAGGTGGTTGGCTACCACTTTGTGCTGTGGATGGTGCCGATCAGTCTTATCCCGCTGATACCGATCTGGCGCAGCAGACTGCGCCTGACCCTTCTGGAACAGATAAAAACGCCGGGGCAGCGCTGGAAACCCCTGTTGACGCTGCTGTTGGCCGTGCTGCTGGTTTGGCTACCTATCCGTTATTTCGATAAGGCACAAAGCGCCAACGAAAAACAGACCAATATTGACCTGCCAAGCTATGGCGGCGTCGTGGCACACTCCTACCTGCCATCTAACTGGCTGACGGCGCTGGGGCTGCTTGCTTACACCAGCTACGACGAGCATATGGATAGCGATCACCTGTTCGATCCGGCGAAAAAGTTTACTTATCACGCCCCTGACGGGTTGGATGATACCTATGTAGTGTTCGTGATCGGTGAAACCACGCGCTGGGATCATATGGGCTTGCTGGGTTATGAACGCGATACCACGCCGAAGCTGGCGAAGGAGAAGAATCTGGTGGCGTTTCGCGGTGAGTCCTGCGATACCTCCACCAAGCTCTCGTTGCGCTGCATGTTTGTGCGTGAAGGGGGAACGGAGGATAACCCGGCCCGCACGCTCAATGAGAAGAACGTGTTTGCGGTGCTGAAAGCGCTGGGCTTCAGTTCCGACCTGTACGCGATGCAGAGTGAAGTGTGGTTTTACAACAATACCAATGCGGGCAGTTATGCCTTCCGCGAGCAGATTGGCTCAGAGCAACGCAATCAGGGTAAATCGGTAGACGATATGCTGCTGATACCGGAACTGAAGTCATCAATAGATGACCATGCCAAAGGTAAACATCTGGTCATACTGCATACCAAAGGCTCTCACTATCTCTATTCGCAGCGCTATCCACGCGAATTTGCCCGCTACCAGCCGGAGTGTATGGGCGTGGACGATACCTGCAGCAAAGAGATGCTGATCAACGCTTACGACAACTCCATTCTGTATGTCGACACCATGTTGGATAGCGTGTTTGACCAACTGCGTGATAAGAAAGCGATTGTGTTTTATGCCGCCGATCACGGCGAGTCGATCAGCGACAATATGCACCTGCACGGTACGCCGCGCAATATGGCACCGCCGGAGCAATTCCGCGTGCCGATGATCGTCTGGGCATCGGATAAGTATCTTGCCGACGCGCAAAACAAGCGTGCTTTTGCGCAGCTGCAGGCACAGCAGCGGGCGGGTAAAACCCACCGCCATGTTGAACTGTTTGACACCATTTTAGGCTGCCTCGGCTACACGTCCCCCGATGGCGGTATTAACCCGGCTAATAACTGGTGTGCCGTACCATAA
- a CDS encoding organic hydroperoxide resistance protein, with protein sequence MSLEKVVYTAKAKATGGRDGRATSSDGVLDIKLGVPKEMGGAGGEATNPEQLFAAGYSACFLGAMKFVAGRDKFTMPKDAFIEGEVGIGPLPTGFGIEATLNIHLPGMDSTAAQKLVDAAHIVCPYSNATRGNIDVTLNIIN encoded by the coding sequence ATGTCATTAGAAAAAGTTGTATATACCGCAAAAGCAAAAGCCACCGGTGGACGTGACGGCCGTGCGACTTCCTCCGACGGCGTGCTGGACATCAAACTCGGCGTACCAAAAGAGATGGGCGGTGCAGGTGGTGAAGCAACCAACCCGGAGCAGCTGTTTGCTGCCGGTTATTCTGCCTGTTTCCTCGGCGCGATGAAGTTTGTTGCTGGCCGCGATAAATTCACCATGCCAAAAGACGCCTTTATCGAAGGTGAAGTCGGAATTGGTCCGTTACCGACAGGGTTTGGTATCGAAGCCACGCTGAATATTCATCTGCCGGGTATGGACAGCACGGCAGCACAAAAGTTGGTAGATGCGGCACATATCGTCTGTCCTTATTCCAACGCCACGCGCGGCAACATCGATGTGACGTTGAACATCATCAACTAA